Genomic DNA from Gossypium hirsutum isolate 1008001.06 chromosome A01, Gossypium_hirsutum_v2.1, whole genome shotgun sequence:
AGATTTGTAAGGATTTATATTTACTTGGACTCCTTGGGTAAGTATTGTATATGGGTATGTTTCCGATGACATGCaagtttttccatatatttgcaaGATCATTATCTCTAGGGTGAACTAAAGTAgaagtcacccaactattagtaaatttcttttttggtcacccaactattatcACCAGTTGGCTAATGTAAAAATGGAAACACCCAAAAATACAAGATAGTTGAATAACCGTTTTGTAACTTGTCATAGTTAGGTGACTAAAACAGAAAAAACCATAGTCGGGTGACTACTAATGTAGTTTATCCTTATCCCTATATCCAAATATGTATGACACGGTTGGGAAAATGAAAAGCACAAGTAACAAAGATAATACAATTCAGAAGTATAAACCCCCAAGCTCCCCTTCTCGAATGTTTTAGATGACCAACGTGAATATAGTCAGTAAACTAAAATTCCAAAGCTTTGTTATCCTACTTGTTTTGCAAGACTGCAAGCGCGGTCAGGAGAATTCAAGATCTCATAGTAGAAGACAGAAAAGTTCAGAGCCAATCCCAAACGAATAGGATGAGTTGGAGCGAGCTCGGAAACTGCAATGTCCTGAAAGAAAGCAGAACAAAAGGATGCTGGTAAAAGCAATAAAAGACTGGAACTATGGATAAAACACATAAATCATTATCACTTCGGTAAAATCTTCTATTAAAATGTAAAATCAGATCCAAGGGCAAATCATTAACAAGACAAGAAAAGGATCAATAAATTGAACCACCGAATATCTTTGTTTGAATTGGATTAGTACAAACTACTGAACGCATTTTGAAGTTTATGCCGTGTGGAGTCTAAGAGGACTGACTGTGGTTCAGAATTTTagatataaaaacacaattttgcTTTGGTCTAACAGGAATTTCAGTTACTCAAATCATACAAATGGTGGAAACCCATATAATACTAATTTAAAACCCATAGTGTTGAGATCATTTTCTTCTTGATAATTTTCATAAACTTTCCATTGTAATTCAATGTTATGTCTTCTAAGCAATTCAAAGCAGATCCAGATCTAAgcacaaatttattttaaaaaattacatcaaatcaaGGCAAGGAAATGAACAAATTACGAAAATGAGCACAAACCTGAGCAGATTTATACGCAGAGAGCGTATTCTCAGCAGCGGCTTTCCGGTCATCACCAGTCTTGAACTCAGCCAAGTACCTATGGTAATCTCCCTTCATCTTCAGATAAAAGACCTTGGAATCTCCGTTCCCGGCAGCCGGAACGAGCTTCTCTTCGAGAAGCTTCAAAATTCCGGCACAAATATCAGACAACTCAGCCTCGATCTTGGCCCTGTACTCACGAATGATGGAGACATGATCGGCGTTGCCACGTCCTTCCTCTTTCTGCTCGATGGAAGAAACGATCCTCCAGGAAGCACGGCGGGCGCCGATCACGTTCTTGTAGGCAACGGAGAGGAGATTCCGTTCCTCGACGGTAAGTTCGTCGGGAGCAACGACGGAGGAAACGACGGTTTCCATGAACCTAACCATCTCCTCGTAGCGCTCGGCTTGCTCGGCGAGTTTCGCCTTGTAGACATTTTCCTCACGTGGTGAAGTAGCGGCCATGGTGATTTTGGGGGATGGTGGGATGGAAAGAAAATTTGAGAGGATTTTTCAGAGGGATTTGAGAGGTTGTGTTTTAGAGAAGGGAAAGCAACTTTTGACtttttgtttctgtttcttttccttttttctaatttttggtaaattacaCCTAAGGCCATTTGATTATTAGTAAGTATAtgttttgatcacttaacttcaaaaagttacaaaatggttattaaattatttgaaagttttcatttaagtcactgaactattaaAATCATTGTTATATGACATTCTTTGTTCGAACCACTtacaccaatcgaaagctctTCTTCTCATTCTTTTCTACAATTcagtttttttcatgaaacaattttgaaCATTATGAATTTGCAAGCGAAAATCCAAACAACGTTCTTCTCCAATCTCTGACACTAACTGtcagatcgacttggatctaaggtatgttcttctacttgccAATAAGTATTGATCCACCGTACTGAGCATCAAATTGTTGCTTAGATCTTACTATTCggactttaaaaaaaacttagtgAAAacttaatgacttaaataaaaaaattcaaatagttcaatgacttaaatgaaaacttttaa
This window encodes:
- the LOC107934138 gene encoding 14-3-3-like protein, giving the protein MAATSPREENVYKAKLAEQAERYEEMVRFMETVVSSVVAPDELTVEERNLLSVAYKNVIGARRASWRIVSSIEQKEEGRGNADHVSIIREYRAKIEAELSDICAGILKLLEEKLVPAAGNGDSKVFYLKMKGDYHRYLAEFKTGDDRKAAAENTLSAYKSAQDIAVSELAPTHPIRLGLALNFSVFYYEILNSPDRACSLAKQAFDEAISELDTLGEDSYKDSTLIMQLLRDNLTLWTSDMQEDGTDEIKEASKPEDEKQQ